From the genome of Desulfovibrio sp. JY:
TGCCTTCAAGTATGGGGCGTATGGCCGGAGTCGGCGGGGAAGGGGTTGGCGGACGCGAAGGCGTATTCTTCAAATATGCGCCGCGCGCGTCCGACAAACCCTCCCGCCGGCCGACAACAAAGAGACTTTTTCCCTGAGACGCTCTCCTTCCCGCCGACCGCCCGAGGCATTCTTCTTATGACTGTCCGCGAACTCCTCAAAAAAACGGAATCGTACCTGGCCGAAAAGGGCGTGGATGCGCCCCGGCTCTCGGCCCAGCTCCTCCTCGCCCATGCGTTGGGGCTCGACCGGTTGGGGCTGATTCTGGCCATGGACCGACCGCTTGTGCCCGCCGAGTTGGATGCCTACCGGCCTCTTGTCGCCCGGCGCGGCCAGGGCGAGCCCGTGGCCTATCTGCTCGGCGAGCGCGAATTCTACGGACTCTCCTTTGCCGTCTCCCCCGACACCCTCATCCCGCGCCCGGAGACTGAGGGCCTCGTCGACCGCGCCTTGGAGCTTTTTGCGGGCGACGGGCCGGGGAGCTTTACCGACCTCGGCACGGGCTCGGGCTGTCTGGCCGTGACCCTGGCCGTCAAGTGGCCGCTTGCAACCGGCTTGGCGTTGGATAAAAGCGCCGGGGCGCTGGCGGTTGCCCGGGGCAATGCCGCGCGCCATGGCGTGGACGGCCGGCTCGATTTCGTGGAAGCGGATTTTGCCGCCTTGCCGGTGCGCCAGGGCGGCTACGGGCTTGTCGTTTCCAACCCGCCGTATGTGAGCGCGGCCGAGTACCGGGCCTGTTCCTTCGAGGTGCGCGATTTCGAGCCGCAAGGAGCGCTGGTGCCCGGAGAAAGCGGGCTCGAGGCCGTGCCGGTGGTGGCGCGGACAGCCTTTGACCGGCTCGCCCCGGGCGGCTGGCTGCTCGTCGAAATCGGCTGGGAGCAGGGGCCGGATGCCGCCGCCATCCTGGTCGAAGCCGGTTTCGCGGATGTGACCGTGCGCCGCGATCTGGCCGGCCATGATCGGGTGGTGGAGGGGCGAAAGCCCACCTGAGCCCGGCCTCGCATGTTGCCTCGCCCCCAGGCCGTAAGCTAGGACCGGATATTCAGGTAACGGTCCGGTCCGGGCCGGGAAAGTGAGGTCCCATGCCGCCGCGTTCGACCAGGGAAAAAGTCCTGCTGGCCCTTGCCGTGGCCGTGCCGGCGCTGCTGGTGGCGGGCAGGCTGGCCCTGACCGCCGCCGACTTCGATCTTTGGGGCTACCTCGCCTTCGGCCGTCTCTTCTGGCAGCAGGGTTTTCCGTATAAGGACGTCTTTGCCTACACCCCGACGCTGACACCGTGGGTCTACCACGAGTGGCTGACCGGCGTCGTCTACTATCCGCTTTTGACCGCCTGCGGCATGGCCGGCATCCAGGCCCTGCGCTACCTCGCCGCTGCCGGGGTCTGCCTGGGCGTCTTCGCCGCTGCCCGGACCCGGCGGGCCGATGCCGTGACCAGCGGCCTGTTCTGCTTCGTTGCCGGCGAGCTGCTGGTGATCGGCTTCGCCCCGGCCCGGGCGCAGATTTTCACCTACCTGTTTTTCGCCGTGTTCCTGTGGCGGCTGGAAGCCTTTCGCGCGGACGGGAAGTGGAAGCGGCTGGCCTGGCTGCCGCTCATGATGCTCGTCTGGGCCAATCTGCACGGCGGCTTTCTGGCCGGGCTCGGGCTGGTCGGGCTGTACGCGGCCGGGGCGCTGCAAAAGCGGCGCGGCGTTTTCCCCATTGCCGTTTGCGCGCTCGCCTGCGCCCTGGCGACGCTGCTGAATCCGTATGGGCTCGACTATTGGACCTATCTGTTCGCGGCCATACGCCTTCCCCGGCCGGATGTGGCCGAGTGGGCCTCGGTCTGGCGGGCGCTCAGCATGGGCGGGCTGGCCGTAAACGCCTGGATATTTCTGGGCATGGCCGCGCTGGCCACGTTTTTCCTGATCAAACGCCGCCACCGCGACCTGACCGACTGGCTGGTCCTTGGCGTGACGGCCTGGATGGCCATGGGGCATCTGCGCCACCAGATATTTTTCATTCTGGCTTTTGCCGCGCTGCTTCCGTCGATCTTCGCCGACGGCAAGCGGCTGGAGGCCGGGCCGGGCCTGGCCCGGCTGGCCGAGCGCGTTCGCTGGCTGCCCGTGGCGCTCGGGGGGCTCGTGGCG
Proteins encoded in this window:
- the prmC gene encoding peptide chain release factor N(5)-glutamine methyltransferase; amino-acid sequence: MTVRELLKKTESYLAEKGVDAPRLSAQLLLAHALGLDRLGLILAMDRPLVPAELDAYRPLVARRGQGEPVAYLLGEREFYGLSFAVSPDTLIPRPETEGLVDRALELFAGDGPGSFTDLGTGSGCLAVTLAVKWPLATGLALDKSAGALAVARGNAARHGVDGRLDFVEADFAALPVRQGGYGLVVSNPPYVSAAEYRACSFEVRDFEPQGALVPGESGLEAVPVVARTAFDRLAPGGWLLVEIGWEQGPDAAAILVEAGFADVTVRRDLAGHDRVVEGRKPT